Genomic DNA from Gemmatimonadota bacterium:
GTGGATAAAGACGAGGGATAAGAATGGGGACAAAAAAATCAAATTTCCGATTCGCGCCGTGTGATCAGTAAGCTTCATCGCCGACAACCACAGGACAAATGTTATGCCCATTTCAAATAAGCCGACGTAAATAGCGCCGCCTAACCCCTGTATATTGACCCGCATATCTGAAAATGCAATGCAGATTGTCAGAACAAAAGGCAATGCAAAAACAAAATTCAAAAACATTCCCACAACCGGGTCTCGTGTATCCCGTTTGTTGAAGATCCAGTACAGTGCCCACAAGAAACTGCTGAAAAGAGCCAGTCCCACTCCCTGGGGATTGGAAAATCGAAATCCCATTATATCGCCCCGAGTAGAAATCACAAATACCCCCGCATAACTCACAGTCCCGCCGATCACATCCCAAAGGGTCAGTTTTTGTTTTAAAAGGGGAATAGACAACAGGGCCAGCGCTATTGCCCAGGTGTAATTCAGTGGTTGTGCTTCCTGAGCGGGCAGCAGGTCATAAGCGCGAAGCAATACCAGATAGTAGGCACATGGATTGAGCAACCCCAATCCGAGGGATTGCAAATACTGCCGTCGCGTACACAAAAAAACCGCCGACCATTTGCCCTGAACCATTAAAATCAGGCCCAGAACAATGGACGACGCAAGTACAGCGTAGAACAAAAGTTGGATAGGATCTAAAACGCGTAGCGATAACTTAAATGCCGTGGCCGCCGTTGACCACAGAAAGACGGCAGATATTGCGTAGAGATATGCCTGTTGTTGGGGGAGACGCAAGGGGGAGCTT
This window encodes:
- a CDS encoding DMT family transporter; the encoded protein is MRLPQQQAYLYAISAVFLWSTAATAFKLSLRVLDPIQLLFYAVLASSIVLGLILMVQGKWSAVFLCTRRQYLQSLGLGLLNPCAYYLVLLRAYDLLPAQEAQPLNYTWAIALALLSIPLLKQKLTLWDVIGGTVSYAGVFVISTRGDIMGFRFSNPQGVGLALFSSFLWALYWIFNKRDTRDPVVGMFLNFVFALPFVLTICIAFSDMRVNIQGLGGAIYVGLFEMGITFVLWLSAMKLTDHTARIGNLIFLSPFLSLVFIHFLVGEDIFPSTYVGLTLIIAGLIVQQKKPQSVA